A genomic window from Natronorubrum aibiense includes:
- a CDS encoding SDR family NAD(P)-dependent oxidoreductase has translation MTGRLEHTTALVTGASSGNGRAIARRFAEEGANVTIADVREDPRLGGEPTHELITANGGNAQYVETDVTSIDDIRNAIEHTVEAYGSLDVMVNNAGVERQLPIVEATEEDFEWLMDINLKGVYFGCQAAIEEMQTQPGGGSIVNMSSIAGLRGLENSSLYCTSKGGVTNLTRELAIEQGPHDIRVNALNPGLIETAMTTKDGDTAGGLVENTPLGRPGQPEEVADAALFLASEEASFVTGQNIVVDGGFTA, from the coding sequence ATGACTGGAAGACTGGAACACACGACGGCACTGGTAACCGGCGCATCGTCGGGGAACGGACGCGCAATCGCTCGCCGATTCGCCGAAGAGGGAGCAAACGTCACCATCGCGGACGTCCGCGAAGACCCGCGACTCGGCGGCGAACCGACACACGAACTGATCACAGCGAACGGTGGGAACGCACAGTACGTCGAAACGGACGTCACGTCCATCGACGACATCCGAAACGCGATCGAACACACCGTTGAGGCGTACGGGTCGCTGGACGTGATGGTCAACAACGCCGGCGTCGAACGACAACTCCCGATCGTCGAGGCGACGGAAGAAGACTTCGAGTGGCTGATGGACATCAACCTCAAGGGTGTCTATTTCGGCTGTCAGGCCGCGATCGAGGAGATGCAAACACAGCCTGGCGGCGGTTCGATCGTGAATATGTCCTCGATCGCGGGTCTCCGCGGCCTCGAGAACTCCTCGCTGTACTGTACGTCGAAAGGTGGCGTGACGAATCTGACTCGAGAGCTCGCGATCGAACAGGGACCACACGATATCCGCGTCAACGCGTTGAATCCGGGGCTTATCGAGACGGCGATGACGACGAAAGACGGCGACACTGCCGGGGGACTCGTCGAGAACACGCCGCTCGGTCGGCCAGGACAGCCTGAAGAGGTCGCAGATGCCGCGCTGTTTCTGGCGAGCGAGGAAGCGTCGTTCGTGACTGGACAGAATATCGTCGTCGACGGCGGGTTCACCGCCTGA
- a CDS encoding aldehyde ferredoxin oxidoreductase family protein, with amino-acid sequence MLHAEGPLLTVDVSTQTSEQTAIDTVLERFIGGRGVGTALAHERLPFDADPFGPENSLFFTTGPMQASTMSFTGRMNCTGISPQTDRLLSSNAGGFMSRNFAATGNAAVEITGQSDELLFVHVTDEGVEFEAVPELEGATVPEVTTYIDETHGLSSEHVACIGPAGERRVRFASIMTTESRAFGRGGLGAVLGAKNVKAITFDGDSAPDIEVPPIQMDVHRDAATSDHIMKRQGTTSVTDLANEVEALPTRYFSELSFEGVEGINGDAVEDRKYTRGTCSACAFACKLPTKDDERGVETEGPEYETVMSFGSNCAVDDIVDVMQSNELCDRYGMDTITCGNVVAAYLASEDEFGNVELIHDLVADIAHRDGVGDRLAEGIERFHEDLEVENWTVKGLDFAAHDGRTLHGQGLSYAVANRGADHMFSTMYAWEYPLVDADDALEPTGLEGKPAVVIEQENARALEDCGIVCRFSRSFMTPDRFEGLFDAEYESLLEIGLRVVTLERHFNSRRGFDRDDDSLPYDLPAFEDALDEYYDRRGWERDGTVTTSHATGMLADD; translated from the coding sequence ATGCTGCACGCAGAGGGGCCACTCCTCACCGTAGACGTCAGTACGCAGACGAGCGAGCAAACAGCCATTGACACTGTCCTCGAGCGGTTTATTGGCGGGCGTGGCGTCGGCACTGCACTCGCCCACGAGCGCTTGCCCTTCGACGCCGACCCGTTCGGGCCAGAGAACAGCCTCTTTTTCACGACGGGGCCGATGCAGGCGTCGACCATGAGCTTCACCGGGCGGATGAACTGCACCGGGATCTCGCCACAGACGGACCGCCTGCTCTCGTCGAACGCAGGCGGGTTCATGTCCCGAAACTTCGCCGCAACGGGCAACGCTGCCGTCGAGATCACCGGCCAGAGCGACGAACTCCTGTTCGTTCACGTGACCGATGAGGGTGTCGAGTTCGAAGCCGTCCCGGAGCTAGAAGGCGCGACGGTTCCCGAAGTGACGACATACATCGACGAAACGCATGGGCTGTCGTCGGAACACGTGGCCTGTATCGGCCCAGCGGGTGAACGACGCGTCCGGTTCGCCTCGATCATGACGACTGAAAGCCGCGCGTTCGGGCGCGGCGGCCTCGGTGCCGTCCTCGGTGCAAAAAACGTCAAGGCGATCACCTTCGACGGCGATTCGGCTCCGGATATCGAGGTCCCGCCGATACAAATGGATGTCCACCGTGACGCCGCGACGTCGGACCACATCATGAAACGTCAGGGGACAACGAGCGTCACCGACCTCGCAAACGAAGTTGAGGCCTTACCGACGCGCTACTTTTCGGAGCTCTCGTTCGAGGGTGTCGAGGGGATCAACGGCGATGCCGTCGAAGACCGTAAATACACGCGCGGGACCTGTTCTGCGTGTGCGTTCGCGTGCAAACTCCCGACGAAAGACGACGAGCGCGGGGTCGAGACCGAAGGCCCCGAGTACGAGACCGTCATGTCCTTTGGCTCGAACTGTGCAGTCGACGATATCGTCGATGTCATGCAGTCGAACGAGCTCTGTGACCGCTACGGAATGGACACGATTACCTGTGGAAACGTCGTTGCGGCCTATCTGGCATCCGAAGACGAGTTCGGAAACGTCGAGTTGATCCACGACCTCGTCGCCGATATCGCCCATCGAGACGGCGTCGGTGACCGCCTCGCGGAAGGCATCGAGCGGTTTCACGAAGATCTCGAGGTCGAAAACTGGACGGTCAAGGGGCTCGATTTTGCCGCTCACGATGGCCGAACGCTCCACGGACAGGGATTGTCTTACGCCGTTGCCAACCGCGGCGCGGACCACATGTTCTCGACGATGTACGCCTGGGAGTACCCGCTCGTCGACGCCGACGATGCGCTCGAACCGACCGGCCTCGAGGGGAAACCCGCGGTCGTCATCGAGCAGGAAAACGCCCGCGCACTGGAGGACTGTGGGATCGTCTGTCGGTTCTCGCGGAGCTTTATGACGCCGGATCGGTTCGAGGGGCTGTTCGACGCCGAATACGAGTCCCTACTCGAGATCGGATTACGTGTCGTCACGCTCGAGCGTCACTTCAACAGCCGGCGTGGGTTCGACCGAGACGACGACTCGTTACCTTACGACCTCCCTGCGTTCGAGGACGCCTTAGACGAGTACTACGATCGTCGAGGATGGGAGCGTGACGGAACCGTTACGACCAGCCACGCGACGGGGATGCTCGCCGACGACTGA
- a CDS encoding ABC transporter permease, producing the protein MLFGLMVLFSILSSNFLTYGNLINNVAVNSALLLLVALAGTFPILQQSIDLSVAALVNLSGVLTVILVAQFGFLAIPMVLAAGMLAGFANGYVFAKLKVPSFLVTLGTMSVMTGVALIITGGSSINFRNDAIRGIATGEYLPGIPNLVFWSVLIYLGTVFLALRTKFGRYCYALGENERVVELSGAKVDRYKIYPFVLSGLLCAIGGFLLAARLSSASPDAGTDLLLPSIAAIVMGGTALTGGVGGPHRTILGVLVIAVLQNGMNLTAVDPFVQEIILGVVVVVAVALSIDRRKIDVVK; encoded by the coding sequence ATGCTGTTCGGCCTGATGGTCCTGTTTAGCATCCTCAGTAGTAACTTCCTCACGTACGGGAATCTGATCAACAACGTCGCGGTGAACAGCGCGTTGCTCTTGTTAGTGGCGCTAGCAGGGACCTTCCCCATTCTGCAACAGAGTATCGACCTCTCGGTCGCTGCGCTGGTCAATCTGTCCGGCGTGCTCACCGTGATTTTGGTCGCGCAGTTCGGGTTTCTGGCGATCCCGATGGTCCTCGCAGCGGGGATGCTTGCGGGCTTTGCCAACGGCTACGTGTTCGCCAAACTGAAGGTGCCGTCGTTTCTGGTCACGCTCGGCACGATGTCCGTGATGACAGGTGTCGCCCTGATCATCACGGGCGGCTCGAGTATCAACTTCAGAAACGATGCGATTCGGGGGATCGCCACCGGTGAGTACCTCCCCGGGATTCCGAACCTCGTCTTCTGGTCGGTCCTGATCTACCTTGGGACCGTCTTCCTCGCGTTGCGGACGAAGTTCGGCCGGTACTGCTATGCGCTGGGTGAAAACGAGCGTGTCGTCGAACTCTCCGGCGCAAAAGTGGATCGGTACAAGATCTACCCGTTCGTGCTCTCCGGACTCCTGTGTGCGATTGGAGGGTTCTTACTCGCCGCTCGGCTGTCATCGGCCTCGCCCGACGCGGGGACGGACCTCCTGTTACCCAGCATTGCCGCAATCGTCATGGGCGGGACTGCACTGACCGGCGGCGTTGGTGGCCCACACCGAACGATCCTCGGCGTCCTCGTCATCGCCGTCTTGCAAAACGGGATGAACCTGACCGCAGTCGATCCCTTCGTTCAGGAGATCATCCTTGGTGTCGTCGTCGTCGTCGCCGTTGCGCTCTCGATCGATCGACGGAAAATCGACGTGGTCAAGTAG
- a CDS encoding sugar ABC transporter ATP-binding protein, producing MSEKSMDMGSTNAVDTDPPTAQETSLRVESVSKSFRHVDALTDVSLELEAGEVVGLVGENGAGKSTLLNILTGVLDPDEGKLYRDGHPVEFVGPQDAASYGVSLVHQEQDVITHFRGYENLFLGRERESMGLLRMDEMSADAQSFVDDLGIDIDVDKFVKNYSFNERQMLEIAKAFHVSSKADNPVILLDEPTAGLEEDGRELLFDLIDDLRDEATFVFVSHELDEVLEITDRIYVLKDGELVDEYETDEATQDKLQQSMVGRETSAAYYRVPDQQRESNLGEPVFEVNDLQHEAEIGPVSFSVRRGEIFGVVGVEGSGKERLGRILAGDTPATAGTLSVLGDEVQPESPVDMVDAGVGYIPKDRKSEGLLLYQSVLKNTSLAMVRDMYGRLPFLDLKSESSITEETIEDLNIKTPSANSLVHGLSGGNQQKVVIARWLAHETPVLVMDNVTRGIDVGAKEEVYRLCRELTADGISIVLIGDELPEVIGLSNRIAVMRDGSFAGDPVDASPGEKPTEEELIQLMV from the coding sequence ATGAGTGAGAAAAGCATGGATATGGGATCAACGAACGCCGTCGACACTGATCCACCGACCGCTCAGGAAACGAGCCTGCGCGTCGAAAGCGTCTCGAAATCGTTTCGACACGTCGATGCGCTGACCGACGTCTCCCTCGAACTCGAAGCAGGCGAAGTCGTCGGACTCGTTGGCGAGAACGGCGCTGGCAAGAGTACGCTCCTCAACATTCTCACGGGGGTATTGGACCCTGACGAAGGGAAGCTGTACAGAGACGGACACCCGGTTGAGTTCGTCGGTCCACAGGACGCCGCATCGTACGGTGTCTCGCTGGTTCATCAGGAACAGGACGTCATCACGCATTTCAGAGGGTACGAGAACCTCTTTTTAGGACGGGAGCGAGAATCAATGGGACTGTTGCGAATGGACGAGATGAGCGCCGATGCTCAGTCGTTCGTCGACGATCTCGGTATCGACATCGACGTCGACAAGTTCGTAAAAAATTACTCGTTCAACGAGCGACAGATGCTCGAGATCGCGAAGGCGTTTCACGTCTCGAGCAAAGCGGACAACCCGGTTATCCTCCTCGACGAACCGACTGCGGGTCTCGAAGAAGACGGTCGTGAACTCCTGTTCGACCTGATCGACGACCTCCGGGACGAAGCGACCTTCGTGTTCGTCTCCCACGAACTCGACGAGGTCCTCGAGATCACGGATCGGATTTACGTGCTGAAAGACGGGGAGTTGGTCGATGAGTACGAAACCGACGAGGCGACACAAGACAAACTACAACAGAGCATGGTCGGACGGGAGACGTCCGCAGCGTACTACCGTGTTCCAGACCAGCAACGCGAATCGAACCTCGGCGAACCCGTGTTCGAAGTAAACGATTTGCAACACGAAGCCGAGATTGGCCCAGTTTCGTTTTCGGTTCGCCGAGGCGAAATCTTCGGCGTCGTCGGCGTCGAGGGCTCCGGAAAAGAACGTCTCGGGAGAATCCTTGCTGGTGACACGCCGGCGACTGCTGGGACACTCTCTGTCCTGGGAGATGAGGTGCAACCGGAGTCTCCGGTGGATATGGTCGATGCTGGTGTCGGATACATTCCCAAAGATCGCAAGTCAGAGGGGCTGTTACTGTACCAGTCCGTGTTGAAGAACACGTCGCTCGCGATGGTCCGAGACATGTACGGCCGCCTGCCGTTTCTCGATCTGAAATCGGAGTCGTCAATCACCGAGGAGACGATCGAGGACCTCAATATCAAGACACCGAGCGCAAACTCGCTTGTTCACGGGCTGAGTGGCGGCAATCAACAGAAGGTAGTCATTGCTCGATGGTTGGCCCACGAAACACCGGTACTGGTGATGGATAACGTGACTCGAGGAATCGACGTTGGCGCAAAAGAAGAGGTGTACCGACTGTGTCGAGAGCTGACTGCGGACGGGATTTCGATCGTGCTCATCGGGGACGAACTTCCCGAAGTGATCGGGTTATCGAACCGAATTGCGGTCATGCGAGACGGCTCGTTTGCTGGCGACCCGGTCGACGCATCGCCCGGCGAGAAACCAACCGAAGAAGAGCTAATTCAGCTGATGGTCTAA
- a CDS encoding sugar ABC transporter substrate-binding protein codes for MVKHNTGQTRRDFVKTTAAGSAAAGLAGLAGCVGSGDDGPEAVGSVANLENSYWLSWEKGYEEACEAFGYETNLQTNGGNVDQQQSQFDTAVSNMADMIVGQTYTNAAAISLAETCVQGGVPTVLAVTIADWYTPLDAGPEYVQFFTPHFVNHAYTSAKVLFEEMGGEGSFVHIEGNRGTAPNTGRNAGLELALEEYPDIERLEPVLQGNFIRTDARDAMSDLISTHGDDIDGFFGQNDDVAIGGLQRLEESGYDVPVVGIDATEPALERIREGRMVGSVSGMGPWQAGWSVAKAHDFIEGYELTDAERMMSFNAPLVVNDPDEWRDRLGDEIELPIIEVDQYEADVFDGETPYDWTLMSKAEAGEDAWDPQIGMSPMGRADIEELLDWDEDDRHDDYSLPDVYDDDDELSTVEALYDERFNSNPLQ; via the coding sequence ATGGTGAAGCATAACACCGGACAGACTAGACGGGATTTTGTAAAAACTACGGCCGCTGGGAGTGCCGCGGCTGGACTAGCAGGACTTGCAGGGTGCGTTGGAAGCGGTGACGATGGCCCAGAAGCCGTCGGCTCGGTCGCGAACCTCGAGAACTCATACTGGCTGTCGTGGGAAAAGGGGTACGAAGAGGCGTGTGAAGCGTTTGGCTACGAGACGAACCTACAGACGAATGGAGGAAACGTCGACCAGCAACAATCACAGTTCGATACCGCGGTTTCGAATATGGCCGATATGATCGTCGGCCAGACGTACACGAACGCAGCAGCGATCTCGCTTGCGGAGACGTGTGTTCAGGGTGGTGTGCCGACGGTCCTCGCCGTAACGATTGCAGACTGGTATACTCCACTCGACGCCGGACCCGAGTACGTGCAGTTTTTCACTCCACACTTCGTCAATCACGCCTACACTTCTGCAAAGGTACTATTCGAAGAAATGGGTGGTGAGGGGTCATTCGTCCACATCGAAGGCAACCGTGGCACGGCCCCGAACACCGGTCGGAACGCCGGACTCGAGTTGGCTCTCGAAGAGTATCCCGACATCGAGCGGCTCGAGCCGGTGCTCCAAGGGAACTTCATCCGAACGGACGCCCGAGACGCGATGTCCGATCTCATTTCGACGCACGGAGACGACATCGACGGGTTCTTCGGACAGAACGATGACGTCGCGATCGGCGGATTACAGCGACTCGAGGAGAGCGGCTATGACGTGCCGGTCGTCGGAATCGACGCGACTGAACCGGCGTTAGAACGCATTCGAGAGGGCCGGATGGTTGGCAGCGTCTCCGGAATGGGGCCCTGGCAGGCAGGCTGGTCGGTTGCCAAAGCCCACGACTTTATCGAGGGCTACGAACTGACCGACGCGGAACGAATGATGTCGTTCAACGCACCACTGGTCGTCAACGATCCGGACGAGTGGCGCGACCGACTTGGTGACGAAATCGAACTCCCCATCATCGAAGTCGATCAGTACGAAGCGGACGTCTTCGACGGCGAAACGCCGTACGACTGGACATTGATGTCGAAAGCGGAAGCCGGCGAGGACGCGTGGGACCCACAGATCGGAATGAGCCCGATGGGACGTGCGGATATCGAAGAACTGCTTGACTGGGATGAAGACGACAGACATGACGATTATTCGCTGCCAGACGTCTACGACGATGACGATGAACTGTCCACTGTGGAGGCGCTGTACGATGAGCGTTTCAACAGTAACCCACTCCAGTAA
- a CDS encoding SDR family NAD(P)-dependent oxidoreductase: MRSNSTAVVTGGGRGIGQAIAVKLARDGADIVLAGIDEGGMEETVSLIEAEGQRAIDRYTDLKHYESVQSSIDTALEEFETIDILVNNAGIAGPTASCEEISVEEWDDTIDVNLRGPFFACKEVLPVMKAQQYGRIVNVASVTGKRPLEQRTPYAATKMGLIGFTRTLAAEVGEYDINVNAICPGSVDGPRIRRVFEQKAESTGQSYEDVRQAAEAESPRGELVEREDIAELAAFLCSDESERITGQDLNVSAGKVMY, from the coding sequence ATGCGTTCGAATAGCACAGCAGTAGTTACTGGTGGCGGCCGTGGTATTGGACAAGCGATCGCTGTCAAATTAGCGAGAGACGGGGCCGATATTGTCCTCGCAGGAATCGATGAAGGCGGAATGGAAGAGACAGTATCGCTCATCGAAGCGGAGGGTCAGCGGGCAATCGATCGGTATACGGATCTCAAACACTACGAGAGCGTCCAGTCGAGCATCGACACCGCACTCGAGGAGTTCGAGACCATCGATATTCTGGTGAATAATGCGGGTATCGCTGGTCCAACCGCATCCTGCGAGGAGATCTCCGTCGAAGAGTGGGACGACACGATCGACGTCAACCTTCGCGGGCCGTTCTTTGCCTGCAAGGAGGTGCTTCCGGTGATGAAAGCGCAACAGTACGGCCGAATCGTCAACGTAGCCTCCGTTACGGGTAAGCGCCCACTCGAGCAACGAACGCCGTATGCGGCGACGAAGATGGGACTAATCGGGTTTACACGAACACTCGCAGCGGAAGTCGGTGAGTACGATATCAACGTCAACGCGATCTGTCCGGGATCGGTTGACGGGCCGCGTATCAGACGAGTGTTTGAGCAAAAGGCGGAGTCGACCGGTCAATCCTACGAAGACGTTCGCCAAGCTGCGGAGGCAGAAAGTCCGCGCGGTGAACTGGTCGAGCGGGAAGATATCGCCGAGTTAGCAGCGTTTCTCTGCTCCGACGAGTCCGAGCGAATTACCGGACAGGATCTCAATGTCTCCGCTGGGAAGGTCATGTACTGA
- a CDS encoding BKACE family enzyme: MPYSGYQDYFDRKLIISVATTGGHHGKEANPNLPLEPEEIARDVRDCEAAGASIVHIHARTDDGETTKDLERYQAIRDAIDEYCDDILVNFTTGGGGIYSREERIAPILETEPRPDMATVDIGPMNFGQTRTAINPREQNEEYADQMREAGVKPELEIFNPGHIPEMQHLIDEDLLDAPYWCTLILGMQTGTPAHPRNLINLVDNLPDPVEWQALAVGRHQLPLTTMAITLGGHVRVGMEDNIYYRKNELAESNAQLVRRTARIAEELERPIASPTEAREMLGIE, encoded by the coding sequence ATGCCATACAGTGGCTATCAGGACTACTTCGACAGAAAGCTGATCATCAGCGTTGCAACGACCGGCGGCCATCACGGCAAAGAGGCAAATCCGAACCTCCCACTCGAGCCGGAAGAGATCGCTCGAGACGTCCGTGACTGTGAAGCAGCAGGGGCATCGATCGTGCATATTCACGCCCGAACCGACGACGGTGAAACGACCAAAGACCTCGAACGATACCAGGCGATACGAGACGCCATCGACGAGTACTGCGATGACATTCTCGTCAACTTTACCACCGGCGGCGGCGGCATCTACTCTAGAGAGGAACGGATCGCACCGATCCTCGAGACCGAGCCGCGACCGGATATGGCGACCGTCGATATCGGACCGATGAATTTCGGACAGACGCGAACGGCGATCAATCCGCGCGAGCAAAACGAGGAGTACGCCGATCAGATGCGAGAGGCAGGTGTCAAGCCGGAACTCGAAATCTTCAATCCGGGTCACATTCCGGAGATGCAGCATCTCATCGACGAAGACCTGCTCGATGCACCGTACTGGTGTACACTCATTTTGGGCATGCAGACCGGGACACCCGCCCATCCACGGAATCTGATCAATCTCGTGGACAACCTTCCGGACCCCGTCGAGTGGCAAGCGCTTGCGGTTGGTCGCCACCAGCTTCCGCTGACGACGATGGCAATTACACTCGGCGGACACGTACGGGTCGGCATGGAAGACAACATCTACTATCGAAAAAACGAGTTGGCGGAGAGCAACGCACAACTCGTCCGTCGGACTGCCCGAATCGCAGAAGAATTAGAGCGCCCGATTGCGTCTCCAACTGAGGCGCGTGAGATGCTTGGAATAGAGTGA
- a CDS encoding IclR family transcriptional regulator, translating into MDHTDSRELQTTTISLEVVEKLRELDGGRVTELADELELAPSTVHSHLSTLLSNGYAVKRGDEYYLSLRFLDHGDYVRNRKKAYRVAASYTDQLAEETDCRAVFAVEENGRGVYIHTSSGKHAVWTYSTVGKQFDLHQTASGKAILSKLPRSTVMEVIEQRGLPAATENTITDEETLLDQLDTIRERGIAFNYEEQLDGIKAVGVPVNGSDTRVVGAFSVASPANRLTDDRFEKEIPNILLGVANEFELEISMS; encoded by the coding sequence ATGGATCACACAGACAGTCGGGAACTACAGACGACCACCATCTCGCTCGAGGTCGTAGAGAAGCTTCGGGAATTGGATGGTGGGCGAGTGACGGAACTGGCCGATGAACTCGAGCTCGCACCGAGTACAGTCCATTCACACCTGTCGACGTTGCTGTCGAACGGATATGCGGTTAAACGGGGTGACGAGTATTACCTCAGCCTTCGGTTTCTCGATCACGGCGACTACGTTCGGAACAGGAAAAAAGCCTACAGAGTCGCGGCATCGTATACCGATCAACTGGCAGAAGAAACCGACTGTCGGGCGGTGTTTGCTGTCGAAGAAAACGGACGTGGCGTCTACATTCACACGTCGTCAGGCAAACACGCAGTTTGGACGTATTCGACCGTCGGCAAACAGTTCGATCTCCATCAAACCGCGTCTGGAAAGGCTATTCTGTCAAAACTGCCACGCAGTACAGTCATGGAGGTTATTGAGCAGCGAGGCCTTCCTGCAGCGACGGAAAACACCATCACTGATGAGGAGACTCTCTTGGACCAACTCGACACGATTCGCGAGAGAGGAATCGCGTTCAATTATGAAGAGCAACTCGATGGGATCAAGGCCGTCGGTGTCCCCGTAAACGGCTCCGATACCCGCGTTGTCGGGGCATTTAGCGTTGCCAGTCCAGCCAACCGACTCACTGATGATCGATTCGAAAAGGAGATTCCAAATATCCTACTCGGTGTCGCAAACGAGTTCGAGCTCGAAATCTCCATGTCGTGA
- a CDS encoding MFS transporter: MAISGTVFKYYLYKATEAVEFYRPIMYLYFLSQGLSFTHIVIIEALYNLTTVLGEVPTGYVGDRIGRRNSLLVGSALITATLVGIAFASSFLAFAFLFICWSLGYNFRSGTEDAWVYETLTDMSASDEFTHVRGRGQSIALTAGVGASLVGGYLGGFDLTYPFLAAALFTGLGLLVIVTLDEPATYEESDSSEMSIREAWGVVTQAVGQRRLRSFIVYYFVLFSAVTYLVFIFLQPIFESVVTGLNMSLTLSLPVPGQESPYTLAISTGNVETLLGVYYAAINLVSAAISYRIGFIQEWVGLRRWFVVIPLLVGGLLAAMVFVPPIALVALFVGWASVEPTRVFAGQYVNDRIETLGRATVLSAMAMVSAVTVIPFQLGSGVISDVVSPLIALSAAGVILIVGSVVILLWESPIEEPTTGSNSKTGME; the protein is encoded by the coding sequence ATGGCGATTTCTGGAACAGTCTTCAAATATTACCTCTACAAAGCGACGGAAGCGGTTGAGTTTTATCGGCCGATCATGTACCTCTACTTTCTCTCACAGGGACTCTCGTTTACTCATATCGTCATCATCGAAGCGCTCTACAACCTGACGACGGTTCTCGGAGAGGTGCCGACGGGATACGTCGGCGACCGGATCGGTCGTCGAAATAGCCTCCTCGTTGGATCGGCACTCATTACGGCGACGTTAGTTGGTATCGCGTTCGCATCTTCGTTTCTTGCGTTTGCCTTTTTGTTCATCTGTTGGTCGCTTGGCTATAACTTCCGCTCGGGAACGGAAGATGCATGGGTGTACGAAACGCTCACGGACATGTCTGCGAGCGACGAGTTTACTCACGTTCGTGGACGTGGACAATCGATTGCCTTGACGGCCGGTGTCGGTGCGTCACTCGTTGGCGGGTATCTCGGCGGATTCGACCTTACGTACCCGTTTCTCGCGGCTGCGCTGTTCACCGGGTTAGGGCTGCTCGTGATCGTGACACTGGATGAACCGGCAACATACGAGGAAAGCGATTCGAGCGAGATGAGTATCCGAGAGGCGTGGGGTGTCGTTACGCAGGCTGTCGGCCAGCGTCGTCTCCGGTCGTTCATCGTCTACTACTTCGTGCTGTTCTCGGCCGTTACCTATCTCGTGTTCATCTTTCTCCAGCCGATCTTCGAGTCCGTCGTGACCGGCCTGAACATGAGTCTCACACTCTCACTTCCTGTTCCCGGTCAAGAGAGTCCATACACACTCGCTATTTCAACCGGCAACGTCGAAACGCTGCTCGGAGTGTACTACGCAGCGATCAATCTCGTCTCGGCAGCGATCAGCTACCGTATCGGGTTCATTCAAGAGTGGGTTGGACTGCGTCGGTGGTTTGTCGTAATCCCGCTCCTCGTCGGTGGTCTATTAGCAGCGATGGTGTTCGTGCCCCCGATAGCGCTCGTCGCGTTGTTCGTCGGCTGGGCATCTGTTGAACCGACGCGAGTGTTTGCTGGACAGTACGTGAACGACCGTATCGAAACGCTCGGTCGTGCAACTGTATTGAGCGCGATGGCGATGGTAAGTGCAGTAACCGTTATTCCGTTTCAACTCGGGAGCGGCGTGATTTCGGATGTTGTGTCGCCGTTGATCGCACTCTCGGCAGCAGGTGTGATACTGATCGTCGGCTCGGTTGTGATCTTGCTCTGGGAATCGCCAATCGAAGAGCCAACGACCGGTTCAAATTCAAAAACAGGAATGGAGTGA
- a CDS encoding FAD:protein FMN transferase has product MSLADTLTAARTRLGDVRLEFRCCDTDFVIRMTGYRADVAAELARETALSLEAELDAFDPESAVARLNRTGRVENEHVARLVRRGLEYGKHTDGIFDIRQGAVEHDLKAYLRGDRESISATFKTGSVRVDGNRVVTETELDLNGLAKGYIVDRVAAAAVGPGRRGFVSGGGDMSPPTGLVAVESPYGDSRPLKVLETDWNVATSGGYRRERDGVDHVYDPTTERLGARHESVTVVAQHDCMEADALATTLAALPLSDALERAAAWPGLEAFIVHDGVFRTTEGFDEHVA; this is encoded by the coding sequence ATGAGCTTAGCGGACACCCTCACTGCCGCCCGCACGCGACTCGGTGACGTCAGACTGGAGTTTCGGTGCTGTGATACCGACTTCGTGATTCGGATGACGGGCTACCGTGCCGATGTCGCGGCTGAGCTCGCCCGGGAGACCGCACTGTCGCTCGAGGCCGAACTCGACGCGTTCGATCCGGAAAGCGCAGTCGCGCGTCTCAACCGGACCGGACGCGTCGAGAACGAGCACGTCGCTCGCCTAGTTCGGCGCGGTCTCGAGTACGGCAAGCACACCGACGGCATCTTCGACATTCGTCAGGGGGCGGTCGAACACGACCTGAAGGCATACCTCCGCGGCGACCGGGAATCGATTTCTGCGACGTTCAAAACGGGGTCGGTGCGCGTCGACGGCAACCGCGTCGTCACCGAGACAGAACTCGACCTCAATGGCCTCGCGAAAGGCTACATCGTCGACCGCGTGGCCGCCGCCGCAGTGGGGCCGGGTCGACGCGGATTCGTCAGCGGCGGTGGCGATATGTCGCCGCCGACCGGGCTGGTCGCCGTCGAGAGTCCCTACGGGGATTCGCGTCCGCTCAAAGTCCTCGAGACCGACTGGAACGTCGCCACCTCCGGGGGCTATCGTCGGGAGCGCGACGGTGTCGACCACGTCTACGATCCGACGACGGAGCGACTCGGCGCACGCCACGAGTCGGTCACCGTCGTCGCACAGCACGACTGTATGGAAGCCGACGCGCTCGCGACGACGCTCGCCGCACTACCACTCTCGGACGCGCTTGAGCGCGCAGCGGCGTGGCCGGGCCTCGAGGCGTTCATCGTTCACGACGGCGTCTTTCGGACGACGGAGGGATTCGATGAACACGTCGCATAG